In the genome of Bradyrhizobium arachidis, one region contains:
- the soxA gene encoding sulfur oxidation c-type cytochrome SoxA, producing the protein MRFWRAIAAAILLAAAPALLAGEIPPDARRSGYAFMGADTRAMQDDDTSNPGMLFVLDGEALWGKKTGSADKACADCHGDARNSMKGVAARYPAFDQTLGRPVTLDQRINLCRASHQQATALPYESRDLLALSAFVAHQSRGVAITAGDDPQLKPFVAQGRDLFMQREGQLNLACTNCHDDNFDKRLAGSPITQGQPTGYPLYRLEWQTLGSLERRLRSCMTGVRAQAYDYGAPELVALELYLMSRARGLPMETPAVRP; encoded by the coding sequence ATGAGATTTTGGCGCGCGATAGCGGCGGCGATATTGCTCGCCGCGGCCCCTGCCCTGCTCGCCGGTGAAATCCCGCCCGATGCGCGCCGGTCCGGCTATGCGTTCATGGGGGCCGACACGCGCGCCATGCAGGATGACGACACGTCCAATCCCGGCATGCTGTTCGTGCTCGACGGTGAGGCGCTGTGGGGCAAGAAGACCGGCAGCGCCGACAAGGCCTGCGCGGATTGCCATGGCGATGCGCGAAACAGCATGAAAGGCGTCGCGGCGCGCTATCCCGCGTTCGATCAAACGCTCGGCCGTCCCGTTACGCTGGACCAGCGCATCAATCTCTGCCGCGCCAGTCATCAGCAGGCGACGGCGCTCCCTTACGAGAGTCGCGACCTGCTGGCACTATCCGCCTTCGTCGCCCACCAGTCGCGCGGCGTCGCGATCACCGCCGGTGACGATCCGCAACTAAAGCCGTTCGTCGCACAGGGCCGCGATCTCTTCATGCAGCGCGAGGGCCAGCTCAACCTCGCCTGCACCAATTGCCACGATGACAATTTCGACAAGCGCCTCGCTGGATCACCGATCACGCAGGGACAGCCGACCGGCTATCCGCTCTACCGTCTGGAATGGCAGACGCTGGGATCTCTGGAGCGTCGCTTGCGCAGCTGCATGACCGGCGTCCGCGCCCAGGCCTATGATTACGGCGCACCGGAACTGGTCGCGCTCGAGCTTTACCTGATGTCGCGGGCGCGCGGCCTGCCGATGGAGACGCCCGCCGTGCGCCCCTGA
- the soxZ gene encoding thiosulfate oxidation carrier complex protein SoxZ: MAALINVPAKAKRGDIIEIRTLTSHIMETGFRHTADGALVPRDIITSFTCRYNGTEVFRADLFPAIAANPYLSFFTVVKESGKFEFEWIGDNGYSSTASASITVE; the protein is encoded by the coding sequence ATGGCCGCGCTCATCAACGTTCCCGCGAAGGCCAAACGCGGCGACATCATCGAGATCCGCACGCTGACCTCGCACATCATGGAAACAGGCTTCCGCCACACCGCCGACGGCGCGCTGGTGCCGCGCGACATCATCACCAGCTTCACCTGCCGCTACAACGGCACCGAGGTCTTTCGCGCCGACCTGTTTCCGGCGATCGCCGCCAATCCGTATCTGTCCTTCTTCACCGTCGTGAAGGAGAGCGGCAAGTTCGAGTTCGAATGGATCGGCGACAACGGCTATTCGTCCACAGCATCGGCATCGATCACCGTCGAATGA
- a CDS encoding SoxY-related AACIE arm protein has product MATTRRQFLNLAGGVTVAGTIPIVTLRPLAATPAMLSAAIRNVVGEAPIRTGKVKLDIPPLVENGNTVPMTVSVASPMTATDYVKSIHVFNEKNPQPNIGNFYLNPSSGRAQVSTRIRLADTQKVVAIARLSDDTFWQVAADVVVTLAACTEELN; this is encoded by the coding sequence ATGGCGACCACGCGACGACAATTCTTGAATCTTGCCGGAGGAGTGACAGTCGCCGGGACGATCCCGATCGTCACGCTGCGGCCGCTCGCGGCAACGCCGGCGATGCTCAGCGCCGCGATCCGCAACGTCGTCGGCGAGGCACCAATTCGCACTGGCAAGGTCAAGCTCGACATTCCTCCGCTGGTCGAGAATGGCAACACCGTGCCGATGACGGTGAGTGTCGCAAGCCCGATGACGGCGACCGACTACGTCAAGAGCATCCACGTCTTCAACGAGAAGAACCCGCAGCCGAACATCGGCAATTTCTATCTCAACCCCTCCTCCGGCCGCGCCCAGGTCTCGACCCGCATCCGCCTCGCCGACACCCAGAAGGTGGTCGCGATCGCGCGCCTGTCCGACGACACCTTCTGGCAGGTCGCGGCGGACGTCGTCGTGACGCTGGCCGCCTGCACCGAGGAGCTGAACTGA
- the soxX gene encoding sulfur oxidation c-type cytochrome SoxX, which translates to MAALILASFTSPCRADELAPYKITGDGIAESLTGTPGDAARGRALVLARTTTCILCHSGPFPETRFQGDLAPDLSGAGNRWTASQLRLRLVDAARFNPETIMPSYYRNDGLIRVGRNFAGKPILSAAEIEDIVAFLATLRD; encoded by the coding sequence ATTGCAGCGTTGATCCTGGCGAGCTTCACCTCGCCCTGCCGAGCGGACGAGCTTGCGCCCTACAAGATCACCGGCGACGGCATCGCGGAATCCCTCACCGGCACTCCCGGCGATGCCGCACGCGGTCGCGCGCTGGTGCTGGCGCGCACGACGACCTGCATCCTCTGCCATTCCGGTCCCTTCCCCGAAACCCGCTTCCAGGGCGACCTCGCGCCTGATCTCTCCGGCGCCGGGAACCGCTGGACGGCGAGCCAGTTGCGGCTTCGTCTGGTCGATGCGGCGCGCTTCAACCCGGAGACCATCATGCCATCCTATTACCGCAACGATGGCCTCATCCGCGTCGGGCGCAATTTCGCCGGCAAGCCGATCTTGTCGGCTGCGGAGATCGAGGACATCGTGGCCTTTCTTGCAACGCTTCGGGACTAG